The nucleotide sequence GGTGCTTTGCCCGTTCAGCCACCACAAGTAGCCGTAGCTGCGGTTGAGCGGTTGGGAAGGTGTGGTCATGTGGCGGAAATAGGAAGTGTCGCGCAGAATGGCCGTGCCGTTCCAGGTGCCGCGGGCCAGCGTCAGCAACCCAAAGCGAGCCATGTCGCGCGCCCGGCTGTAGTAGGTGCCCTGCACCCACAACCCGTTCATGCCAATGCGGGAAGCCAGCCGCTGGTTGGTGTAGTGGTTGAAGGTCAGGCCGCTGGCAGCAGCCACTACATTCTGCAACAGCAAATAAGGGGCATTGTGGTATGCCCAGCGTGTGCCCGCATCGGCGCGGTAAAGCAGGCAGCCCGGTGTTTGACTGTCGGCGGTGCAGGGCACGGGCGGGGTATCGTCGAGGCCGGTGGTCATGGTGAGCTGGTGGCGCACCGTAATGAGTCGTTCCTTGAGTGGTGGCGCCGAGGTCCAGCTCTGCCCCAGGGTGCGCGAGGTGCTGTCGGAGAGCCGCAACAGGCCGTCTTGCTGCGCAATACCTATCAAAATAGCCGTGAGCGACTTGCCGGCCGACGCCCAGTACCACACCGAATCCTGAGTGTAAGTGCCGTAGTAGCGCTCCACCACCATGCGGCCATCCTTGAGCACCAAAAACGACTTAGTTTGCTTGCGGCCTAAGAAGATAAGCAGCGAATCGAGTTGTGGCTGACACCACCCTAGGCTTTGCGGCGACGTAGTAGCCCAGGCGCCTGCCGCCGGCGGAAAATACAAAGCGGATTGCTGGGCATGGGCAGGCAACGCTCCCAACGAGAGCAACCAGATCAGCAGGAGCAGAGTGTATTTCATGTGGCAGCAAGGTAAAGAAGGTGCCACTTGGATGATGCACGGCTTTCAAAGTTTAAATGCCGCCGCTTCAGCAACTTACCGCCGCAGCACCGCCCCTCCCGAAGCAGGTGGCGTCACTTCCACCGGAACGTTGTTGAGGTGAAAGCGGGAGCGAATAAGTTGGTCGCAAGCGCAGCAGCCCGTGCCTTCCTTGTACGACAACGCAATGTTGGTCACGTCGTACTGCCGCTGAGCAGCCGGTATCACAATGCGGTAGCTATGGGTTTCGACGGGCAAATACTCGCCAGCGCGGGGTGGAAACAAGCCGTTGAAGGACAAGACAAAAGTTGCCCGAATGTCTCGATACCCATAGCCAGACCGTAACTGCGCCGTATCAAGGGGCTGTTGGTAGTTGTTTAGGGCGTAGCGCACCACGTAGGTTGAACGCAGGTCAGCCCACCGGAACCCATTGTTTAAGCTATCCGCATCAAACCGAAGCGCGAATCCTTCGGGAATGCACGCGTCGCAATCAACAGTACCGCATCCGCAGCCAGCCAGTAGGGCCAGCATAGGTAGTGGCAAACCCCACTTGATAAACACTGAAGTACCGAGTTGCATACCGTCTATCATCATAAATGAGCACAGAAAAGATGCCTCCGCAATCAGAAAGGTTGGCAGGTTGGTAGTACATTTTCAGGCCCTATGCTGCAGTTTCCTTCTCTTCCCGTCGTTTCGCGCTTGGCGCCCACCCCGAGCGGGTTTTTGCACCTCGGCAATGCCGTGAACTTCACGCTAACCTGGCTGCTCACGCGCCGCGCCGGTGGCACCTTGCACCTGCGCATCGACGACCTTGACCGCGCACGGTTTCGGCCCGTGTACCTCGCCAACGTCTTTGAAACCCTTGACTGGCTTGAACTCGACTACGACCACGGCCCCAGTGGCCCCGACGATTTCGAGCGCCACTATTCCCAGCGCTATTTCCTGGCGGAGTATGAAGCCAGTTTACAGGCTGCTCGCGCCGCTCAACCCACCCTGTTTTACGCCTGCCGCTGCTCCCGCACCGACCTGGCCCGTGCCACGCCGCCCGGCAGCACCACGTACCCCGGCACCTGCCGCCCTCAGCTGCTCCCCCTCGATGCGCCCGAAACTGCCTGGCGGGTCCACGTCCCTGGCACCCTCACGGTGGCAGTGCCCGACCTTCTGCAAGGCCCGTTGATAGTTCCGCTAACCGCTGAAGTAGGTGACGTTGTGGTGCGCAAAAAAGACGGTACCGCTGCTTATCAGCTGGCCTCAGTGGTAGATGATGTGCGGCTGGGCGTCACGCTGATTGTGCGTGGGCTGGACTTGTTGCCTAGCACCGCCGCTCAACTCTGGCTGGCTACGCACATACCCGGCATGGCGGCCTTCCAACACACGCAGTTTGCGCACCATGGCCTACTGCTGGACGAAGATGGGCACAAACTGTCTAAATCAACCCAGGCTGGTGCCCGGCGCGGGATTCTTGCGGAGGCCAGCCACCCGCGGGTGGTATATGCCGCGGTGGCTAGGCTGCTTGGCTTGCCACAACCTGCCGGGGAGTCGCTGGGAGCCTTACGCGCGGCTCTCAACGACTCCCTGGCAGAGTAGCTACAGTTTCTGAGCAAGCCTTACTTCAGTTCTTTCTTGAACTCCTCAGCCCAGTAATCGGCGAGGCGAGTGGGTTCGGGGAGCTTGTAGCCGCGCAGGCACGCCAGCGTGAGGCGGGTAGCCGTGGCTTGGTCGCAGCGGTGGCCGGGGCTCACGAACAGCGGCTGCACCTTGTCCTTGGAGCGAATCACTTCACCCAGCAACTCGCCGTTTCGGTCGTTGAGCGGCGAGATGCTGCCTTTGGTGAGGGCGGGCTCCTGAAACGTGCCGGTAAGTTTCTGTTTGGCTACCCCGAAGGTGGGCATATCAAGCAGCACGCCCAAGTGGGCTGCAATACCCATGCGGCGTGGGTGCGCAATGCCGTGGCCGTCTACCATGATAATATCTGGCTTCTGCTGGAGCTTCTTGTAGGCTTCCAGCACGTTGGGCGCCTCACGGAAAGACAGCAGGCCCGGGATGTAAGGCACTTCCACGGTGCCCACGTTCCACACTTTTTCTACGAGTTCCAACGAAGGAAAGCGCAGCAGCACAAACACCGACAGTATGGTTTCGGGTGTGGGAAACGAGGAGTCGCAGCCGGCAATGAATTGGGGCTCCCGCGCCAGCGGCTCCTGCCGGACGCGGGTGCGCATTTCATCTTGTAGGCGCGTTAAGTCACGTACAACAACAGGGTCGGCGGGGGGACCGGGTGGGCGGTAATAGGCCATAGGGTTGCGGATGAGGAGGTGGCAGGGTGTGAGGTATGTACTCGTAGGCTGGGGTCGAGGTTGGGCGCACGCCAATTCGGGCAGTATTGCATGGCTTGCGTATTGAAAACCGCCTGCTCCACTTGAGGCCCACCCCAGAGCATGGTACTCTATTCTTGGGGCAGGCACGTATACAAAACGCCAACCTGCAAACGCCTTATCTGCCATGCCTAAATCCGAACAACCTGCTCATACTGGGAGCGGCGCTTTTTTCGAGCGTCGCTATTGGGTTGATGTCCAGCACCCGCGCCAGACGGCCACTGAACTTATGCACTACATTCAGTGCCACGTGCCCGATTTCTCGCCCGATCTGCTGGCTGAGTTCGAGAAATCGAAAGGAGATTCTCCGTGCTTGCGCGTCGAAGATGAGTTTCGTATCAAAATTCTAGGGCCTTGGAACGGGGATGTGCGCGTAACTGAAGTGGGGGCCAACCATTTCGAGCTCGTAACCCTGGAAAACCACCCGGAAGCGGGCCATATCCAGTTTTCCTTGCATCCGCACCCTTCGCTGCCCGACACGGTGCACTTCGAGATTCACTCGTGGGCTCGCTCGCGCGACGGATTAGTTGCTTTCACCTACGACACCCTTGGGATGGGCAAAAAGGTGCAGCAGCAAACCTGGGAAACCTTCTGCCAGCGCGTGGCCTCCTACGCTGGTGGCCTACAGCTCGGCCCGGTGCACGTCGAGACGGTGAAGCAGGACGATTCCGAAACGAAAGTCACGCACGATGCCTAAGCCGCCGCCCTTGGATGAGCGGCAAAAAGCCCGTCTCGCCGCCTACGAAAAGGCCACCTACAACTTCGACCCAGACCGCACCCACGAGTACACCCGCTCAACCGGCTGGAACGTGGACGACTACGAAACCGAGCTACCCGCCGAAACCCCCGGCCCACCGGCAGCCCACGGGGCGTGGGCTTCCGCCTGCGAAGTGCTGCGCAACTACACGTTTCCCCCACCCAACCTCATCACCGGCATCTTCGTGCCCGACCAACCGCTGGAACAGCGCGTCATGGTGTTGCGCGGGCAGTTTTTGGGGTTTTCGTTCTGGTTTGGCGTGCGCATTGGCGGCGTTACCGATGAGCGGCGGTCACTACCCGAGGGCGGGGAAGAGCAAGTGTGGGGTTACAACTACCGCACCCTAGAAGGCCATTTCGAGCGTGGCGAAATCACCTTCACCGTGCACAAAAACCTTACGACGGGCCGCGTCGTGTTTCGTATTCATGCCTTTTCCCAAACCGGCCGCATCCGCAACCCCTTCTATTGGCTGGGTTTCAAGCTCTTCGGTCGGATGCTGCAAAAGCGTTTCTCGCGCCACTCCATGCAGCGGCTAAAGGCCCAGGTCGAGGACATGCTCCGGGAAGGGTGGCAGGCTCCGGTGGCAGGCGGTGCAACTCCCGTGCAATCCACTGCTGCGCATGCACAAGCCAAGGAGCAACTAAACAAAGCCACATAGAACGCAGAGCCCGTAGGTGGTGGTGAGTGCGGCAACACGAGTTTGCAACACTGGCAGAGCACTGATGGGCAGCGGATTGCTGCAGGAAACAGGCAAAGCCGACTGCCATTGACCTTGCCTGTAACTAGCCTTCCGCACCATTTGGTTGTATCGCCCTGAAACTTTCCTTCCTGGAAACGGTTAAACGCATTCGTTCTGCCTGTTTTTCCAAAACCAACTTTTCTAATGATAGAAGCAAAAGGGTACGCCGCTTCGGCTGTCCACGAACCTCTCACGCCTTTCCAATTCGAGCGCCGCGACGTAGGGCCGCACGATGTACGCATCGAAATCCTGTTCTGCGGCGTCTGCCACTCTGATGTGCACCAAGTGCGCGACGAGTGGGGCGGCTCGATTTTCCCGATGGTGCCCGGCCACGAAATTGTGGGCCGCATAACCGAGGTAGGCGCACACGTGAAGAACTTTAAAGCCGGTGACTTGGCTGGTGTAGGCTGCATGGTAGACTCCTGCCAGCACTGCCCCGAGTGCAACGACGGCCTAGAGCAGTACTGCGACAATGGCTTCGTAGGAACCTACAACGCCCGCGAGAAAGACGGCACGCCCACCTACGGCGGCTATTCCAACAACATCGTTGTGACCGAGAAATTCGTGTTGCGCGTGTCCGAGAAACTAGACCTAGCTCGGGTTGCCCCGCTGTTGTGCGCTGGCATCACCACTTGGTCGCCGCTGCGTGAGTGGAACGCCAAAGAAGGCGACCGGGTAGCCGTAATGGGCTTGGGTGGTCTGGGCCACATGGCCGTGAAATTTGCCGCCGCTATGGGCTGCGAAGTGACCGTACTTAGCACCTCGGCCAACAAAGAAGCAGATGCCAAAGCCTTGGGCGCCCACAAATTCGTGGTAACCAAAGACGAGGAAGCCATGAAGTCGGTAGCCAACTACTTCGACCTCATCATCAACACGGTGTCGGCTCCTATGGACCTGACGCCCTACGTAGGCAGCCTCCGCCGCGATGGAACCATGGTGCTGCTTGGCGTACCGCCCGAAGCACCTCAGTTGCACGCCTTCAACCTGATTGCCAAGCGCCGCCGCATTGCTGGCTCGCTCATCGGAGGCATCAAGGAAACCCAGGAAATGCTGGATTTCTGCGCCGAACACAACGTTGTGTCTGACGTAGAGGTTATCCGCATGGATTACATCAACGAAGCCTACGAGCGGATGATAAAGTCCGACGTGAAGTACCGCTT is from Hymenobacter tibetensis and encodes:
- a CDS encoding DUF1990 family protein, whose product is MPKSEQPAHTGSGAFFERRYWVDVQHPRQTATELMHYIQCHVPDFSPDLLAEFEKSKGDSPCLRVEDEFRIKILGPWNGDVRVTEVGANHFELVTLENHPEAGHIQFSLHPHPSLPDTVHFEIHSWARSRDGLVAFTYDTLGMGKKVQQQTWETFCQRVASYAGGLQLGPVHVETVKQDDSETKVTHDA
- a CDS encoding DUF1990 domain-containing protein — translated: MPKPPPLDERQKARLAAYEKATYNFDPDRTHEYTRSTGWNVDDYETELPAETPGPPAAHGAWASACEVLRNYTFPPPNLITGIFVPDQPLEQRVMVLRGQFLGFSFWFGVRIGGVTDERRSLPEGGEEQVWGYNYRTLEGHFERGEITFTVHKNLTTGRVVFRIHAFSQTGRIRNPFYWLGFKLFGRMLQKRFSRHSMQRLKAQVEDMLREGWQAPVAGGATPVQSTAAHAQAKEQLNKAT
- the nfi gene encoding deoxyribonuclease V (cleaves DNA at apurinic or apyrimidinic sites), whose product is MAYYRPPGPPADPVVVRDLTRLQDEMRTRVRQEPLAREPQFIAGCDSSFPTPETILSVFVLLRFPSLELVEKVWNVGTVEVPYIPGLLSFREAPNVLEAYKKLQQKPDIIMVDGHGIAHPRRMGIAAHLGVLLDMPTFGVAKQKLTGTFQEPALTKGSISPLNDRNGELLGEVIRSKDKVQPLFVSPGHRCDQATATRLTLACLRGYKLPEPTRLADYWAEEFKKELK
- a CDS encoding glutamate--tRNA ligase family protein codes for the protein MLQFPSLPVVSRLAPTPSGFLHLGNAVNFTLTWLLTRRAGGTLHLRIDDLDRARFRPVYLANVFETLDWLELDYDHGPSGPDDFERHYSQRYFLAEYEASLQAARAAQPTLFYACRCSRTDLARATPPGSTTYPGTCRPQLLPLDAPETAWRVHVPGTLTVAVPDLLQGPLIVPLTAEVGDVVVRKKDGTAAYQLASVVDDVRLGVTLIVRGLDLLPSTAAQLWLATHIPGMAAFQHTQFAHHGLLLDEDGHKLSKSTQAGARRGILAEASHPRVVYAAVARLLGLPQPAGESLGALRAALNDSLAE
- a CDS encoding NAD(P)-dependent alcohol dehydrogenase; its protein translation is MIEAKGYAASAVHEPLTPFQFERRDVGPHDVRIEILFCGVCHSDVHQVRDEWGGSIFPMVPGHEIVGRITEVGAHVKNFKAGDLAGVGCMVDSCQHCPECNDGLEQYCDNGFVGTYNAREKDGTPTYGGYSNNIVVTEKFVLRVSEKLDLARVAPLLCAGITTWSPLREWNAKEGDRVAVMGLGGLGHMAVKFAAAMGCEVTVLSTSANKEADAKALGAHKFVVTKDEEAMKSVANYFDLIINTVSAPMDLTPYVGSLRRDGTMVLLGVPPEAPQLHAFNLIAKRRRIAGSLIGGIKETQEMLDFCAEHNVVSDVEVIRMDYINEAYERMIKSDVKYRFVIDLATL
- a CDS encoding serine hydrolase produces the protein MKYTLLLLIWLLSLGALPAHAQQSALYFPPAAGAWATTSPQSLGWCQPQLDSLLIFLGRKQTKSFLVLKDGRMVVERYYGTYTQDSVWYWASAGKSLTAILIGIAQQDGLLRLSDSTSRTLGQSWTSAPPLKERLITVRHQLTMTTGLDDTPPVPCTADSQTPGCLLYRADAGTRWAYHNAPYLLLQNVVAAASGLTFNHYTNQRLASRIGMNGLWVQGTYYSRARDMARFGLLTLARGTWNGTAILRDTSYFRHMTTPSQPLNRSYGYLWWLNGQSTYRLPGPQQTTFTGPLIPTAPADLIGALGKNDQKIYVVSSLGLVVVRQGKEAGDSRLALSSFDAELWRYLMAAVQCRPLAASAAISKPAAQLYPNPATATVTASFVPGTLRLHLLDATGRVVLKQLAASSETTISLAGLPQGLYLLQWLAPEGHVLGARRLVKE